The proteins below are encoded in one region of Pantoea sp. At-9b:
- a CDS encoding MFS transporter: MSTLPLDNTLPVSEPVRSVSDVARLINTRSDKNNYARMIVFLALGGVFLDAYDLTTLSYGIDDVVREFQISPFITGLVTSSIMVGTIVGNLIGGWLTDKYGRYSVFMADMLFFVVSAIAAGLAPNVWVLIGARFLMGIGVGIDLPVAMSYLAEFSKFAGKGNKAARLAAWCPMWYAASTLCFLLIFGLYFLLPKEHLDWLWRASLLFGAVPALLIIAVRSKFMNESPLWAANQGDLKSAVRILRDSYGIHAHAAEPEAPPAAAAPKVSFRVLFQQPWRERTIVAGVMNICISFEYTAIAFFLPSILAQFLGAGVFETISASLGLNALFAFTGGLLGMRLAWKYPSRHVAIAGFALQFVALIALALIGHPEALAGIVFAVLMLGLWLFAEGFGPGAQLMVYPALSYPTSIRATGVGFSRALSGIGSALALFILPILQAALGTNMFWVVSLSAIIPIFFLLAVRHEPTRHDIDDLSHQE, translated from the coding sequence ATGAGCACACTCCCTTTAGACAACACCCTGCCGGTTTCGGAACCGGTCCGTTCGGTCAGCGACGTCGCGCGCCTGATCAACACCCGTAGTGATAAAAACAATTACGCGCGCATGATAGTGTTTCTCGCGCTTGGTGGCGTTTTTCTCGACGCTTACGATCTCACCACGCTCTCTTACGGCATCGATGATGTGGTTCGTGAATTTCAGATCTCGCCATTTATCACCGGGCTGGTCACCTCGTCCATCATGGTGGGCACCATTGTTGGCAATCTGATCGGCGGCTGGCTGACCGACAAATATGGCCGTTACTCGGTGTTTATGGCCGATATGTTGTTCTTTGTGGTGTCGGCGATTGCTGCCGGGCTGGCTCCCAATGTCTGGGTACTGATTGGCGCGCGTTTCCTGATGGGGATCGGCGTGGGGATAGATTTGCCGGTCGCGATGTCCTACCTGGCTGAATTCTCCAAATTTGCCGGTAAAGGTAACAAAGCGGCAAGGCTCGCCGCCTGGTGCCCGATGTGGTACGCGGCATCGACACTCTGTTTCCTGCTGATCTTTGGCCTCTACTTTCTGCTGCCAAAAGAGCATCTCGACTGGCTGTGGCGCGCTTCGCTGCTGTTTGGCGCGGTGCCTGCGTTGCTGATCATCGCAGTGCGCAGCAAGTTTATGAATGAATCGCCGTTGTGGGCGGCTAATCAGGGGGATCTGAAATCGGCAGTGCGCATCCTGCGTGATTCCTATGGTATCCATGCTCATGCAGCGGAACCCGAAGCGCCACCTGCCGCCGCGGCCCCCAAAGTCAGCTTCCGTGTGCTGTTCCAGCAACCATGGCGCGAACGCACCATCGTCGCCGGGGTGATGAATATCTGTATCTCGTTTGAATACACGGCCATCGCCTTCTTCCTGCCGTCAATTCTGGCCCAGTTCCTCGGGGCTGGGGTGTTTGAAACCATTTCTGCCTCACTGGGCCTGAATGCGCTATTTGCCTTTACCGGTGGTCTGTTAGGGATGCGCCTGGCGTGGAAATATCCATCACGCCATGTGGCGATTGCTGGCTTCGCCCTGCAGTTTGTCGCCCTGATTGCGCTGGCATTGATTGGCCACCCCGAAGCACTGGCAGGTATCGTCTTCGCGGTGTTGATGCTGGGTCTGTGGCTGTTTGCCGAAGGTTTTGGGCCCGGTGCACAGCTGATGGTCTATCCGGCACTGTCTTACCCCACTTCGATTCGCGCCACTGGCGTCGGTTTTAGCCGTGCGCTGTCGGGTATCGGCAGTGCCTTAGCGCTGTTTATTTTGCCAATTCTCCAGGCTGCACTCGGCACCAATATGTTCTGGGTGGTATCGCTCAGTGCCATTATCCCGATTTTCTTCCTGCTGGCGGTACGCCATGAACCAACCCGCCACGATATCGACGATCTTTCCCATCAGGAGTGA
- a CDS encoding MetQ/NlpA family ABC transporter substrate-binding protein, giving the protein MTTQEFELRKTRRWPWLLLIIVVVAVAAAAWFWRSQQPQAVVFGTTLKIHYEPAMAGEQKLIEYVNDHIAADYGLKLEAVGVQDPVQADRAVAEGQYAATVYQHQWWLKQVVDANNFALTPTLPLFQWAFGIYSDRYPSVDALPQGATIVVPDDGANQGQALWLLARQGLITLDPNVEPRTAKLKNITGNPHGFVFKELDLLTMPRALNSVDAAIGYVSQFDAGKVPRDKGILFPPAPRTFASQLVIGTPYLSQENIEKLKKAFSDPRLQQWLKTTDDPLVKGVLVPVSAD; this is encoded by the coding sequence ATGACAACACAAGAATTTGAGTTACGTAAAACACGCCGCTGGCCATGGTTGCTACTGATTATAGTGGTCGTTGCTGTCGCCGCCGCAGCCTGGTTCTGGCGTAGCCAGCAACCGCAGGCGGTGGTGTTTGGCACCACCCTCAAAATTCACTATGAACCGGCGATGGCGGGTGAGCAGAAGCTGATTGAGTATGTGAATGATCATATTGCAGCGGATTACGGCCTGAAACTGGAAGCGGTAGGGGTGCAGGACCCGGTACAGGCTGACCGTGCGGTCGCAGAGGGACAATACGCGGCGACGGTGTACCAGCATCAGTGGTGGCTGAAACAGGTAGTCGACGCGAACAATTTTGCATTGACGCCAACATTACCGCTGTTCCAGTGGGCATTTGGTATCTACTCCGATCGCTACCCTTCCGTGGATGCGCTGCCGCAGGGGGCCACCATTGTGGTGCCGGACGATGGCGCAAACCAGGGCCAGGCGCTGTGGCTGCTGGCGCGTCAGGGATTAATCACCCTTGACCCGAATGTTGAACCCCGCACGGCAAAACTGAAAAACATCACCGGTAATCCGCATGGTTTTGTATTTAAGGAGCTGGATTTATTGACGATGCCGCGTGCGTTGAACTCGGTTGATGCTGCGATTGGTTACGTGTCGCAGTTTGATGCCGGAAAAGTGCCGCGTGATAAAGGCATTCTGTTCCCGCCTGCGCCACGCACTTTTGCCTCCCAGCTGGTGATTGGCACGCCTTATCTGTCCCAGGAAAATATCGAAAAGCTGAAAAAAGCCTTCTCCGATCCACGCCTGCAACAATGGCTGAAGACCACCGATGATCCGCTGGTCAAAGGGGTATTGGTGCCCGTTTCCGCCGACTGA
- a CDS encoding methionine ABC transporter permease yields MSVSVMSQDTPWNEIPALMLPALGETVLMVGIVMLFVVTCGGVVGVVLFNTSARGLFPHRGINRVLSWMVNMGRSLPFLVLMAAIIPFTFWLTGTTIGIPAAVVPMIAAGIPFFGRLVDNALRELPAEVTAVGLVCGGSRWQIIRQAQLSEALPAIVAAITLNLISMIEYSAIAGTIGAGGIGYLAVVYGYQRFDNHIMIATIVVLVVLIQTIQFLGDRLVTALRHPQGTSL; encoded by the coding sequence ATGAGCGTCTCCGTCATGAGCCAGGACACCCCCTGGAATGAGATACCCGCGCTGATGCTCCCCGCCTTGGGGGAAACGGTGTTGATGGTCGGGATCGTGATGTTATTTGTCGTGACCTGTGGCGGAGTGGTGGGGGTGGTGTTGTTTAACACCTCCGCACGCGGGCTCTTTCCCCATCGGGGGATAAACCGGGTGTTGAGTTGGATGGTGAACATGGGGCGCTCGTTACCGTTTCTGGTGTTGATGGCTGCAATCATCCCGTTCACCTTTTGGTTAACCGGCACCACCATTGGCATCCCGGCGGCGGTGGTGCCGATGATCGCTGCGGGTATCCCGTTTTTCGGGCGGCTGGTGGATAACGCGCTGCGTGAGTTACCGGCTGAGGTCACAGCGGTGGGCCTGGTCTGTGGAGGTTCACGTTGGCAAATCATCCGTCAGGCGCAACTGAGCGAAGCGCTGCCCGCCATTGTCGCGGCCATCACCCTTAACCTGATTTCTATGATCGAATACTCGGCGATTGCCGGCACCATCGGCGCAGGGGGCATCGGCTATCTGGCGGTGGTGTACGGCTATCAGCGTTTCGACAATCACATCATGATCGCCACCATCGTGGTGTTGGTGGTTTTGATTCAAACCATTCAGTTTCTCGGTGACCGCCTGGTTACCGCTTTACGTCATCCTCAGGGGACATCGCTATGA
- a CDS encoding methionine ABC transporter ATP-binding protein gives MIEIEALSKHYRAPDGRVTEVLKSINLEVQPGNITAVVGPSGAGKSTLAKCISLLEQPSAGSIRVNGHDLSRLSGEVLRRERRAIGTVFQSSALLQRKSAWENIALPLRYLGVVERDINARVGELLEHVGLSHKAHAFPAQLSGGQRQRIGIARALALRPSVLLADEATSGLDPAATVTILDLLRKLRDEYRLAIVLITHEMDAVRRAADAVAEIREGQIVHYGVVKQLLAQPESRLAHQLLPLSPQPASSELVLQLSYRTDVAVASDWLSRLSQQFALRIDLLGAHVEQVNGLQLGRLQVGIHFQRERVPLSQLLVQLEQLGLVASVVAGVPVLKEAV, from the coding sequence ATGATCGAGATCGAGGCGTTGAGTAAGCACTATCGTGCGCCCGATGGGCGGGTGACCGAGGTGCTGAAGTCAATCAACCTTGAGGTACAGCCGGGCAACATCACAGCAGTGGTGGGACCGAGTGGGGCAGGGAAGTCTACGCTGGCGAAATGCATCAGCCTGCTGGAGCAACCGAGTGCCGGCAGCATCCGTGTCAATGGGCATGACCTTTCGCGCCTGAGCGGAGAGGTGTTGCGGCGCGAGCGACGCGCTATCGGCACCGTGTTTCAATCCTCGGCGTTGTTGCAGCGTAAATCGGCCTGGGAAAATATCGCGCTGCCGTTGCGTTATCTCGGCGTGGTTGAGCGGGATATCAACGCGCGGGTCGGGGAGCTGCTGGAACATGTTGGGCTGAGCCATAAAGCCCATGCGTTTCCGGCGCAGCTTTCGGGTGGGCAACGCCAGCGTATTGGTATTGCCCGTGCACTGGCGTTGCGTCCATCGGTATTGCTGGCTGATGAAGCGACATCCGGTCTCGACCCCGCAGCCACGGTCACCATCCTCGATCTGCTGCGTAAGTTACGTGACGAATACCGGCTGGCGATCGTGTTAATCACCCATGAAATGGATGCGGTACGCCGTGCAGCCGATGCCGTGGCGGAAATCCGTGAAGGCCAGATCGTACATTATGGCGTGGTGAAACAGCTGCTGGCACAACCGGAATCCCGGCTGGCGCATCAACTTTTGCCGCTCAGCCCACAACCTGCCTCGTCAGAGTTGGTGCTCCAGTTAAGTTATCGCACCGATGTCGCGGTTGCCAGCGACTGGCTATCACGCCTGAGCCAGCAATTTGCGCTGCGAATTGATCTGTTGGGTGCCCATGTTGAACAGGTTAATGGCCTGCAACTGGGGCGTTTGCAGGTTGGTATTCACTTCCAGCGTGAACGCGTACCCCTGTCGCAGTTGTTGGTGCAACTGGAGCAATTGGGGTTAGTTGCCAGCGTGGTCGCCGGTGTGCCGGTGCTGAAGGAGGCGGTATGA
- a CDS encoding LLM class flavin-dependent oxidoreductase, producing the protein MPSQREIRLNAFDMNCVGHQSPGLWAHPRDRSWQYKDLEYWVDLARLLERGKFDGLFIADVLGIYDVLNGNGDAAIRQATQVPVNDPLALITPMALVTEHLGFGLTASLSFEHPYPFARRLSTLDHLTKGRIGWNIVTSYLESGARNIGHKAQTDHDSRYDYADEYLQVVYKLLEGSWEADAVLRDRERRIFSDPRKIHPINHQGTFFNVPGIHLCEPSPQRTPVLYQAGASSRGKQFAAEHAECVFVAAPSKVLLKKTVADIRRRAAEAGRDPHSILIFNLQTVIVGETDKAAQAKWQEYKSWVSYEGALALVSGWTGIDFGQYQPDQVLKYLHTNAIQSAVETFSTADPDRQWTVAALADWVGIGGFGPLLVGSAATVADELQSWVEETDVDGFNLAYALTHETFEDVVELLIPELQKRGVFKKEYASGTLREKLFRAGPQLQSPHPGAGYRVQSVPQEVI; encoded by the coding sequence ATGCCATCGCAACGTGAAATACGCCTGAATGCTTTTGACATGAACTGTGTCGGACACCAGTCGCCGGGGTTATGGGCGCACCCGCGCGACCGCTCCTGGCAGTATAAGGATCTGGAGTATTGGGTTGATCTGGCTCGCCTGCTGGAACGCGGCAAATTCGATGGGTTATTTATCGCCGACGTGTTGGGTATCTACGATGTACTTAACGGTAATGGTGATGCCGCCATTCGCCAGGCGACACAGGTTCCAGTGAACGATCCGTTGGCGTTGATCACGCCGATGGCGCTGGTGACCGAACATCTGGGATTCGGACTGACCGCTTCGTTGTCATTTGAACATCCGTATCCGTTTGCGCGCCGTCTCTCCACGCTCGATCACCTGACCAAAGGGCGTATTGGCTGGAACATTGTCACCTCGTATCTGGAAAGTGGCGCACGCAATATTGGTCACAAGGCGCAAACCGATCACGACAGCCGTTACGACTATGCCGATGAATATTTGCAGGTGGTGTACAAACTGCTGGAAGGCAGCTGGGAAGCCGATGCGGTGTTGCGGGATCGGGAACGCCGTATCTTCAGCGACCCGAGAAAAATCCATCCGATCAACCACCAGGGCACTTTCTTCAACGTGCCGGGAATTCATCTGTGCGAGCCGTCCCCACAACGCACGCCAGTCTTGTACCAGGCGGGTGCATCGAGCCGCGGCAAACAGTTTGCTGCCGAACATGCCGAATGCGTCTTTGTTGCGGCCCCGTCCAAAGTTCTGCTGAAGAAAACGGTGGCAGACATTCGCCGCCGTGCGGCTGAAGCGGGGCGCGATCCGCACAGCATTCTGATCTTCAATCTGCAAACGGTCATCGTTGGCGAAACAGACAAAGCGGCTCAGGCGAAATGGCAGGAGTACAAAAGTTGGGTGAGCTACGAAGGCGCGCTGGCACTGGTATCGGGTTGGACCGGCATCGATTTTGGCCAATACCAGCCGGATCAGGTGCTGAAGTATTTGCATACCAACGCCATCCAGTCAGCCGTGGAAACCTTCTCCACGGCCGACCCAGACCGTCAATGGACGGTGGCCGCGCTGGCGGATTGGGTGGGAATTGGGGGCTTTGGCCCGTTGTTAGTCGGGAGTGCCGCAACGGTAGCGGATGAGCTGCAAAGCTGGGTGGAGGAAACCGATGTTGATGGTTTTAACCTTGCCTACGCACTGACACATGAAACCTTCGAAGATGTGGTCGAGTTGTTGATCCCGGAATTGCAGAAGCGCGGCGTATTCAAGAAAGAGTATGCCAGCGGCACACTGCGCGAGAAATTATTCCGCGCCGGGCCACAGTTGCAATCGCCTCATCCTGGCGCGGGCTACCGTGTGCAGTCGGTGCCGCAGGAGGTCATATGA
- a CDS encoding FAD/NAD(P)-binding protein, producing MQIPHVMIVGGGFSGTALAIHLARHATAPLRVTVVEPRLTLGAGVAYSTQEPAHRINVPASRMQLSGDEQGAFDRWYRQQPECSLDSVAHCADGAVYPQRGMFGRYLAEQFAVAAQQHPQVTLRHIRASAIAWEGQQLLLSNGDTLKGDVLALAISHPPPSLPKALLPFAEHPALIANPWQPGVLDSIANTASVAIIGTGLSMADVVASLATRQHRGPLLAFSRRGQLSRANLSGDWPEWTLAPQQQPSTRLWLHHIRAEVARAAEQQLPWQRVLDEVRVQGQTIWQSLPLREQQRFVRHLRSWWDVHRYRIAPQVAAEITQRQQAGSLRVLAARLTAIASRGDQLDIALHTRTGVTENHQLDHLIVTTGPGHEALTASQPLLLSLSQQGIIRPDALGFGIDVDRQSHTLTRAGQPNQKLFVVGPAARARFGELMGLPQVADHAAEVARHILTSLHIKHAERCPPLAP from the coding sequence ATGCAGATACCCCATGTGATGATTGTGGGTGGTGGATTCAGCGGGACAGCGCTGGCGATTCATCTTGCCCGTCATGCAACCGCGCCATTGCGCGTCACGGTGGTGGAGCCTCGTCTTACCCTCGGGGCTGGCGTAGCCTACTCCACTCAGGAGCCGGCACATCGCATCAATGTTCCCGCGTCACGTATGCAATTGAGTGGCGATGAGCAGGGTGCGTTTGATCGCTGGTATCGACAGCAACCGGAATGTTCACTGGACTCAGTAGCGCACTGTGCCGATGGCGCGGTGTATCCGCAGCGTGGCATGTTTGGGCGTTATCTCGCCGAACAGTTTGCCGTAGCGGCGCAACAGCATCCGCAGGTGACTTTACGTCATATCAGGGCCAGCGCGATCGCCTGGGAAGGGCAGCAGCTGTTGTTGAGTAATGGCGATACGCTTAAAGGCGATGTACTGGCGCTGGCGATCAGCCATCCGCCGCCGTCCCTGCCAAAAGCGCTTTTGCCTTTCGCTGAACACCCGGCGCTGATTGCCAACCCGTGGCAACCTGGGGTGCTGGATAGCATCGCCAACACGGCTTCGGTGGCCATTATTGGCACCGGTCTGAGCATGGCCGATGTGGTGGCCTCACTGGCAACACGGCAACATCGCGGCCCGTTATTAGCGTTCTCCCGTCGTGGTCAGCTGTCGCGCGCTAACCTGAGCGGTGACTGGCCTGAATGGACCCTGGCACCACAGCAGCAACCCAGTACGCGGCTGTGGTTGCATCACATCCGGGCAGAAGTGGCACGTGCCGCAGAGCAGCAACTGCCGTGGCAGCGGGTGCTGGATGAAGTGCGTGTGCAAGGGCAAACCATCTGGCAGTCGTTACCGCTGCGCGAGCAACAACGCTTTGTCCGGCATTTGCGCTCGTGGTGGGATGTGCATCGCTACCGCATTGCGCCACAGGTCGCCGCAGAGATCACACAACGCCAGCAGGCGGGGAGCCTGCGTGTGCTGGCTGCACGTCTCACGGCCATCGCATCGCGTGGCGATCAGCTTGATATCGCATTACATACCCGCACGGGTGTCACAGAGAACCATCAACTCGACCATCTTATCGTCACCACGGGGCCAGGCCATGAGGCGTTGACGGCCAGCCAACCGTTGCTGCTGTCGCTCAGTCAGCAAGGCATCATCCGTCCCGATGCGTTAGGTTTTGGGATTGATGTCGATCGTCAGTCTCATACCCTGACACGAGCCGGTCAGCCAAACCAAAAACTGTTCGTCGTGGGACCTGCCGCCAGGGCACGTTTTGGTGAACTGATGGGATTGCCGCAGGTCGCCGATCATGCTGCTGAGGTGGCGCGACACATTCTCACATCGCTGCATATCAAGCATGCGGAGCGATGTCCCCCTTTAGCACCTTAA
- the ssuD gene encoding FMNH2-dependent alkanesulfonate monooxygenase — protein sequence MADSVNENINVFWFLPTHGDGRYLGTTEGGRPVDLGYLQQVALAADNLGFYGVLIPTGKSCEDSWLVASALAPLTRRLRYLVAVRPGLQPPTLAARMASTLDRLSDGRLLINVVTGGDPIENKGDGIFLSHSERYAVTKEFLDVYSRLLRGEKVDYKGQHIHVEGAEVLFPPVQENGPPLYFGGSSDEAIDVAAGQIDTYLTWGEPPAQVAEKLAVVRARAEARGRKLEYGIRLHVIVRETEEEAKAAADKLIAHLDEETIAQAQKIFARMDSAGQARMSALHNGSRDNLYIAPNLWAGVGLVRGGAGTALVGSPEQVAARIREYQALGVTNFILSGYPHLEEAHRVAELLLPLLPLAHGQQQRARSVNTGPFGETIGGDKRPTKQASAS from the coding sequence ATGGCCGATTCCGTAAATGAGAACATCAATGTCTTCTGGTTTCTTCCTACACACGGCGATGGACGTTACCTCGGCACCACCGAGGGTGGGCGACCGGTAGATTTAGGCTACTTACAGCAAGTTGCGTTGGCTGCGGATAATCTTGGGTTTTATGGCGTACTGATCCCTACCGGAAAAAGCTGTGAAGATTCGTGGTTAGTGGCGTCGGCTCTGGCACCGCTGACACGCCGGTTGCGCTATCTGGTAGCGGTACGTCCTGGCTTGCAGCCACCCACGCTGGCAGCCCGTATGGCCAGCACGCTGGACCGGCTGTCTGATGGCCGTCTGCTGATTAATGTAGTGACCGGTGGCGACCCGATCGAAAACAAAGGGGATGGCATTTTCCTCAGTCATAGTGAACGTTATGCAGTGACGAAAGAGTTTCTGGATGTCTACAGTCGCTTACTGCGTGGCGAAAAGGTTGACTATAAGGGGCAGCATATTCACGTTGAAGGTGCTGAGGTGCTATTCCCGCCGGTACAGGAAAATGGCCCACCGCTCTATTTTGGCGGTTCATCTGATGAAGCCATTGATGTTGCAGCCGGGCAAATCGATACCTATCTCACCTGGGGTGAACCTCCGGCACAGGTTGCGGAGAAACTGGCGGTGGTTCGTGCCCGGGCTGAAGCGCGTGGACGCAAGCTGGAGTACGGTATTCGTTTACATGTCATCGTGCGTGAGACAGAAGAAGAGGCCAAAGCCGCCGCAGATAAATTAATTGCGCATCTTGATGAAGAGACCATCGCGCAGGCGCAGAAAATTTTTGCCCGCATGGACTCAGCCGGTCAGGCGCGCATGAGCGCGCTACACAACGGTTCGCGTGACAACCTGTATATTGCGCCAAATCTGTGGGCGGGTGTCGGGCTGGTACGCGGTGGGGCAGGGACGGCCTTAGTGGGCAGTCCAGAGCAGGTAGCGGCACGCATTCGCGAATATCAGGCGCTGGGCGTGACCAACTTCATCCTTTCCGGCTATCCACATCTGGAAGAGGCGCATCGTGTGGCAGAGTTACTGTTACCGTTGTTGCCGCTGGCGCATGGGCAGCAACAGCGTGCCCGCAGCGTCAACACCGGTCCGTTTGGCGAAACCATCGGTGGCGATAAGCGGCCAACCAAACAGGCGAGCGCCAGCTAA
- a CDS encoding sigma-54-dependent Fis family transcriptional regulator — translation MLTPYADFTDSPRLVDPASRAFQTLLDKFAPTDATVLIAGETGTGKEVVARYLHHHSARRHCPFLAVNCGALTESLAEAELFGHEKGAFTGATQAHPGWFESAQGGTLLLDEIGELSLPLQVKLLRVLQEREITRVGSRKAIKVDVRVIAATHVDLALAIRERRFREDLFYRLNIAVVPLPPLRQRREDIPVLAQHFLALYSRRLGRPARRLSSEALEALMEYSWPGNIRELENTLHNAVLLSREETLTPAQLRLSGYSEHQFGDVPGSTLDNFLRQYLMTEPHQLFDRVVQSLINNALELSDNNQTQAAGLLGISRHTLRTHLANQGVIKGRRKTASVTPGTIVSSQQGERELRIGYQKFGNLGVLKARQSLEQCFAKQGVNVLWSEFPAGPQLLYALQNNEIDFGTTGEVPPIFAQASGNAVTYIAWEPPAPSSVGIIVPYDSDIRALSDLRGKRISVNKGSNVHWLLLQLLDEAGIGLDEVKVVYAPPKYPLTASDYLSVDAWMMWDPLLSAAENNPALRVLATGTGRVCNHQFYLARRDYVQQHDDILHQLVEALQQTGQFIDSRGHQAAMLLAQELGLETDAVERALSRRSHQTRAMAFDVIKQQQAIADRFYALGLISKPVRVREAVWQPSSELRLLA, via the coding sequence ATGCTCACCCCCTATGCTGACTTTACTGACTCTCCTCGTTTGGTCGATCCCGCTTCCCGTGCTTTTCAAACATTGCTGGACAAGTTTGCCCCAACGGATGCCACGGTGCTGATTGCCGGTGAAACCGGTACCGGTAAAGAAGTGGTCGCGCGGTATTTGCATCATCATAGCGCCCGCCGTCATTGCCCTTTCCTGGCAGTGAATTGCGGAGCATTAACCGAGAGCCTGGCCGAAGCTGAACTGTTTGGACATGAGAAAGGGGCATTTACTGGCGCAACACAAGCGCATCCTGGCTGGTTTGAATCAGCCCAGGGTGGCACTTTGCTGTTAGATGAGATTGGTGAGCTGAGCCTGCCATTGCAGGTCAAACTTCTGCGCGTATTGCAGGAACGCGAAATTACGCGCGTTGGGTCACGCAAAGCGATAAAAGTTGATGTCAGGGTGATTGCCGCTACACACGTTGACCTTGCTCTGGCGATACGGGAGCGTCGCTTTCGAGAGGACCTGTTTTATCGCCTGAACATCGCCGTCGTCCCCTTACCCCCTTTACGGCAACGACGTGAAGACATACCGGTACTGGCTCAGCATTTTCTGGCGCTGTATTCCCGCCGTTTAGGTCGCCCGGCCCGTCGTCTCTCCTCTGAGGCGCTTGAAGCGCTAATGGAGTACAGTTGGCCCGGTAATATCCGTGAACTCGAAAATACATTGCATAATGCTGTGCTGCTGAGCCGTGAAGAAACGTTAACGCCTGCGCAGCTCCGTCTCTCCGGTTACAGTGAACATCAATTCGGTGATGTACCAGGTTCAACGCTGGATAACTTTCTGCGTCAGTATTTAATGACCGAGCCTCATCAACTTTTTGACCGTGTAGTACAAAGCCTGATTAATAATGCGCTGGAGTTATCTGATAACAATCAAACCCAGGCGGCAGGGTTATTAGGCATCAGCCGTCATACGTTACGTACCCATCTGGCGAACCAGGGTGTGATAAAAGGGCGTCGCAAAACAGCATCGGTGACGCCAGGCACCATCGTTTCTTCTCAGCAAGGTGAGCGTGAACTGCGAATTGGCTATCAAAAGTTTGGCAATCTCGGTGTATTAAAAGCACGCCAGAGCCTTGAACAGTGCTTTGCGAAGCAAGGCGTAAATGTACTCTGGAGTGAGTTTCCTGCCGGTCCACAACTGTTGTATGCGCTACAAAATAACGAAATCGATTTTGGCACCACGGGTGAAGTGCCACCGATTTTTGCCCAAGCCAGTGGCAACGCGGTGACTTACATCGCCTGGGAACCACCCGCACCCAGCAGCGTGGGCATTATTGTTCCTTACGATAGCGACATCAGGGCGCTGAGCGATCTGCGCGGAAAACGCATTTCCGTCAACAAAGGCTCCAACGTCCACTGGCTGTTGTTGCAGTTACTGGATGAGGCGGGTATTGGCCTCGATGAAGTCAAAGTAGTTTATGCGCCCCCCAAATATCCATTAACAGCCAGCGATTACCTCTCTGTTGATGCATGGATGATGTGGGACCCGCTGCTTAGCGCAGCAGAGAATAACCCGGCACTGCGAGTTCTCGCCACCGGCACCGGGCGTGTCTGCAACCATCAATTCTATCTGGCTCGCCGTGATTACGTACAACAACATGATGATATCCTGCATCAGCTGGTAGAGGCTTTGCAGCAGACCGGACAGTTTATTGATAGCCGTGGGCATCAGGCAGCCATGCTTTTAGCACAGGAGTTGGGCCTGGAAACCGACGCTGTTGAGCGTGCGTTATCACGCCGTAGCCATCAAACTCGAGCGATGGCGTTTGACGTTATCAAGCAGCAGCAAGCCATCGCCGATCGTTTTTATGCCCTTGGATTAATCAGCAAACCCGTTCGGGTCAGGGAAGCTGTGTGGCAACCTTCTTCGGAATTAAGGTTACTGGCGTAA